A stretch of DNA from Anopheles ziemanni chromosome 3, idAnoZiCoDA_A2_x.2, whole genome shotgun sequence:
GCGTATGGCGCCGGCCTAGAACGCCAAGGAACAATTCTGCTGACGTGGTATGCAGTGGCCGAGTCGAAAAAGCTATGGCTGACCTTGTCTTTGATTGGTGCAATTTGAAACGATGGTCCGACTTGACCCTTAATGCAAACGTACCATACAAAACCAACACATGATTGGTACAATCCATGAGCTCTAATCAGTATAGCTAAATCACGGCCAATGAAGCAGTCGGAACAGAAACAAAGAACAATTTTCATTTGGATTTTAGagatttagtttttattaacaaatttcaACTCCCCTCCACAAGAGAGACTTTCCTTCCCTGCGTAAGTTCAGTTCTTTGGCTTCAGCTCGTTGACCGTCTTGGTGAGGGTCTCGAACGTCGAATCGTAGATCTGCTTCAGCGCCTTCTGGAGCTCCTCGTTCGGTGCGCGGGTATCCTCCTTCAGCTTCTCAACCGTCTTCTGCGCCTCGGACACGAGCGACTGCAGGTTCGCCTGGACCTGCTCCTGGTACTCCTTGGCCTTCTGCACTACCTCCGGGTTCTGCTGGGACAGCGTGGCGGTCGTTTCGGCCAGCTTGGCATTTAGGTCCTTCACGAGCGGTTCGAAGATGTCCGAGTGCTTCTTCACCTCCGCCTCGATCGTACCCTGGACGGTGCGGAGCTGCTCGACGTACTGGTTGGTGTTCTTCTGGATCGTCTGCACGACCTCATCGTTCGACTGGAAACCGAGCGACTTCAGCACACTCTGCTGCGTCTCGACGAACGCCTCCTGGATCTTGCCGCCGACCTCGAACAAGTTCTTGAAGAAGTTGTTTTCTTCAGCCGGTGGGGCCGGAGCGTCACGACGGACGAATGCAAAGGAACCCTGAAGAGACCAACGGAACGCATAATTAGACACGATATTTGCACGGAAAGAACTAACGAAACAAAGTACCACGACGTTAAATTTATTCCACTAGCCGAATTAGTAACACACCTGAACGATGCACAGGGCAAGAACAACGTAGACAAGCTTGGCCATTATGTCTGTAGTATACACTGGTCAACCGGACAGTCACGATGCGGGATGCGTTAGAGCAAACGGGATTCTAACTTCCAACTGAAGCGTCAGGTTGCGTCGTTGTTGCGTTTTTATACGCCCCACCACCTCGCGGAAATTATTGTATGGACGCGGGTGTTCGGTTTGCATGTGTCTGTTGGCCGATTAGCGTTCCGGAGGTGTGCTATGTCATACGAACCGCGGCGTAGGAAGATCGTCTACTATCATTCGGCTGTCGATAAAGCTTGGAATATGGTACAAGCAAGAGAAACGAGCATAAACATAAAGAATGTGATGGAAAATTGGGTATCAGTAAATCTTGGCAAAGCATCATTTTACTCACGGAGATTATACACAGGTTGGTTTAAAGTACAAAGGTTCTGTTTTCACTTTGAGGCGAAGACTCAACCGGACCGAGCTGGCAATGAGTTTACAAACACACATTATTGACAGTGcgatgatattttatttacgttCAACATTGCTAATGGCAATAATGGAGTGAAGGCAGCCACAGCTACACATTCCTTATCTAATATTATTTGTGAAATTATGGCTAAGAAAGATGATCCCTACAATCTGTGGCCAGAGTGGGTGGCGTTCAGCAATCGGTGGCCTGGCGCTGTATGTGTTCAACCTGTTTTCCTCTCACAGTTATGTagcattcatgaatctctcttagcattcaaaacatattggtttcttttttttcaattctatCGATGCATTTCATATTCTCGGCACGTAGGATTTGCGTACGCACGGAGCGTGGAACACCTTTTTGTCATGCCCGAAACCTTTTGCCGCACTTGAAAATaaatcttgaaaagtaaaagtagcTTAAACCAAAGTTAATTGAGAAACAAACTTCCTACATGtaagtcttcttcttcttcttcttccttcagtgaggatttactccagtacggctattgaatccagcttcctgggccttcgcaagctaacctggagacatagacctctacATGTAAGTCAAAGTCGAAAAGATATTGACTAATAACAACAATGCATTTAATATGATCCTCTTTCCAATATGATCCAATTACCTTCATTCTTTCAGTcgatactcaaatacatttatttttaagtcaCTCTCAGGCAGATTAGAATATCCTGTCCACCATTATGTGAGCAATTGGTGTTCTAAGTGTGGTAAAACTCTAGTACTTCAAGGGTTGGTCTGAGGTAGCGAATAACGTTTAAGACGGTGATTTTTGATTATTCGGAACGCCTTACGTTAGACTACATGAGTGTCTGACAAAAATGCGGAGGAAAATGCGAGGGCAACTAATGTATTGTATTAAGattaagtaaaatttaaagtaGCAGAAATTGTAATAATAACCTCTACCATTTAACTTCTGTAAAGattcaataaatttcatttgagGAATTATGCAGCAGTAGCAATTTGAAAACTATTTATGCTAGCGCTTTGTACCAGAATTGGGAGCGATATTTTTTAACGGAACTCTCTCGTCATCTACTTCAACATTTCACttcaacccttttttttttatttaaaaaactgaACTACATTGTAttaatttatacatttttattctttttttatgatttagtTTTTAGCTTTTGCAACATTAAAACGCATTAGGAGATGATGATGCTTAAGCAACAATTGCGCTGGATTCTCTGGGCATTCTATTCTTTCTTGAACGCATCGCTGGCCCTCTGCTGGATAACGTCACCCAACTCGCCGGCCTTCGTCTTCAGTGTGTCTCCTAACTCTCCCAGTTTGCTCAGAAAAGACTATTCGTTTCAACACACAGaaacaaaagcgaaaaatacaaaaaaaaagacagaaaaaaaatgttcatctCAAATAGTTATAATAGTGTTTATTGTCGATCCTTCGATCGATTCTATGTTATTTACTACTTACATCCACGTTTTCCTTGGTGAAGGTTTCCGACACTTTCTGCTTCAAGGTATCGATACCATCCTCAATGGCATCTCGGCGCAGCCGGGCGGCTAAAGTGAACTGTGAACAAGCGATTGGTGATATGTTTAAAAACCACATCTTTGCAAAGAATCGCTTATAATACTCTGAGTACGTTGATGTGTTACTGGACAAAAccaaaacttttaaattgacACTTTGCagcatcatttttcttttgaatagAATCACAAAGATTGTAGAAAAAGCGCAAGACATtccatttttacaaaattcctaTTCAAATTCATGTGACTGAGTTAACGTTAAGTTAAGTTTACATTAGAATCGAATACGTTGATCATGAACACGTGTACACTGTATGAGCAATAATTTAAAGTTCGTAGAATTCACCTGGA
This window harbors:
- the LOC131288283 gene encoding apolipophorin-3-like, which gives rise to MAKLVYVVLALCIVQGSFAFVRRDAPAPPAEENNFFKNLFEVGGKIQEAFVETQQSVLKSLGFQSNDEVVQTIQKNTNQYVEQLRTVQGTIEAEVKKHSDIFEPLVKDLNAKLAETTATLSQQNPEVVQKAKEYQEQVQANLQSLVSEAQKTVEKLKEDTRAPNEELQKALKQIYDSTFETLTKTVNELKPKN